The genomic segment ATCCTGGCCCTCGCGGGCCCGGTCCTCGCCCTGGTCGTCGCCGTCGCGCTCACCTCGGTGGTGCTGCTCGCCTCGGGCAAGAGCCCCTTCGAGCCATACCGGCTGATGTTCGAGTCGGCGTCGTACACCGATGTACAGGTGCTGATCGTCAATCAGGCCGGTACGTACTACCTCGCCGCCCTCGCGGTCGCCATCGGGTTCCGGATGAACCTCTTCAACATCGGGGTCGACGGCCAGTACCGGCTCGCCGCCATGATGGCCGCGCTGGTCGGCGCGGCCGTCGATCTCCCCGGGCCGCTCCAGATCGCGGTGATCGTGATCGTGGCGATGCTGGTCGGGGCCTTCTGGTCGGGCATCGCGGGCTTCCTCAAGACGACCAGGGGAGTGAGCGAGGTCGTCTCGACGATCATGCTCAACTCCATCGCCACCGCGCTGGTCGCGTGGCTCATCCTGCCCAAGAACTTCGGTGTGCAGCCCGCCGGGTCCAACAACCTGACGACCGGTGACATCCCGGAGTCCGGCTGGTTCCCCGGCCTGTCCATGGGCGCCGAGGCCGGTGAGATCTACGGTTTCACGTTCGTCGCCGCGGCCTGCGGCGTCATCTACTGGTTCGTGCTGAACCGCACCCGGTTCGGCTTCGACCTGCGGGCCACGGGCGCGAGCGAGAGCGCCGCCCAGTCGTCCGGTGTGGACGCCAAGAAGATGGTCCTCACCTCGATGCTCATCTCCGGGGCGGTCGCCGGGCTCGCCGGAATGCCGACGCTCCTCGGTGACACCCACACCTACAGCCTCGACTTCCCCACCGGTATCGGCTTCACCGGCATCACCATCGCCCTGCTCGGCCGGAACAACCCGCTCGGCATCGCCTTCAGCGCGCTGCTGGTCGCCTTCCTGGACAAGTCGTCGGCCTCTCTCGACCAGTTCGGTTACGAGAAGGAGATCGCCACGATCATGCAGGGGCTGATCGTGATCTCGGTCGTCGTCAGCTACGAACTCGTCCGCCGTTACGGACTCCGCCGCCAGCAGCAGAAGGTCGGCGAGGAACTCGCCGCCGGGCGCGCCCTCACGACCGAGAAGGAGGCCGCACTGTGAGCACGAGCAAAGTCTCCGCGACGGGCGTCGCCCCCAAGAAGAGCGGCGGACGCCGCAAGCTCACCCTGCCGGTCGTCCTGCTGGTCATCGCGGGCGCCCTCGCGCTGGTCTCCCTGGTCCGGCTGGTCAGCGGCGCCGACGACGTGACCTCCGTCGGGCAGGTCGCGGGCGCGCTGGAACTGGCCGTCCCGATCGGACTGGCCGGGCTCGGCGGCCTGTGGGCCGAGCGGGCGGGCGTCGTCAACATCGGCCTTGAGGGCATGATGGTCCTGGGCACCTGGTTCGGTGCCTGGGCGGGCTTCCAGTGGGGCCCGTGGATGGGGGTGCTGTTCGGCATCATCGGCGGCGCGCTCGGCGGGCTGCTGCACGCCGTCGTCACCATCACGTTCGGCGTCAACCACATCGTCTCCGGTGTGGCCATCAACATCCTCGCGGTCGGCGTCACCCGCTACCTCTCCAACTTCGCCTTCGACGGCGTCGAGGGGGGCTCCTCCAAGCAGTCCCCGCACATCGACCAGATCACCAAGATCACCGTTCCGGGACTCTCCGACTGGATGCAGGACCTCCAGCAACGGCACTGGTTCCTGGTCTCCGACATCGCCGGGATCGTCGGCGGCCTGGTCACCGGCATCTCGCTGCTGACCGTCGTGGCCCTGCTGCTGATCCCGGGCACCTGGTGGCTGCTGTGGCGCACGGCCTTCGGACTGCGGCTGCGCTCCTGCGGCGAGAACCCGGTGGCCGCCGAATCGCTCGGCGTCAACGTCTACCGGTACAAGTACATCGCCGTCACCGTCTCCGGCGGACTCGCCGGACTCGCCGGCGCCTTCCTCGCGATCGTCGCGACCGGCATCTACCAGGAGGGCCAGACCGGCGGGCGCGGCTACATCGGCCTCGCCGCGATGATCTTCGGCAACTGGATGCCCGGCGGAATGGCCCTCGGCGCCGGACTCTTCGGCTTCACCGACAGCCTGAAGCTGCGCGGCGGCGCCGAGAACGTCCACGCCATGCTGCTGCTCCTCGCGATCCTGCTGGTCCTGGTCGTGTTCTGGCAGCTGTACCGGAAGAAGTACGTGGCGGCGGTCGTGTCGGCCGCGGTCTCCGCGCTCCTCTTCACCTGGTACGCGCTGACGGACCAGGTGCCCAGCCAGTTCGTCGACGCGGCCCCGTACGTCACGACGCTGCTCGTCCTCTCGCTCTCCGCGCAACGGCTGCGGATGCCGAAGGCGGACGGCCTCACCTACCGCAAGGGCCAGGGCAAATGACGCCGCCACCCGTCGTGTCCGCCGTCCCCGGCGTCGACTGGGGCGCCCTGCGCGCCGCCGCGCGGGACATCATGAAGCGGGCGTACGTGCCGTACTCCCGCTACCCGGTCGGCGCCGCCGCCCGCGCCGACGACGGCCGTACGGTGGCCGGATGCAACGTCGAGAACGCCTCGTACGGCATCGGGCTGTGCGCCGAGTGCGGCCTCGTCTCCCAGCTGCACGCGACCGGCGGCGGCCGGCTGACGCACTTCACCTGTGTGGACGGGGCGGGCGAGATCCTGGTCCCGTGCGGGCGGTGCAGACAACTGCTGTACGAGTTCGGCGGGCCCGAGCTCGTCCTGGACACCCCGGACGGCTTCCGCACGCTCGACGAGATGCTGCCGCAGGCGTTCGGACCCCGGCACCTCGCGTAACGGAACCCCGTGGTCACCACCGGACCGCCGTGGCCCTCCCCATCCCGGGAGGGCCACGGCGGTCCGTACCCTCTATGCGCGTAGAGTCATCGAGGACTCTGCCGCACACACCGGCCGGAAGGACTCCCATGGACGCCATCTCCGTCATCCGCACCAAGCGGGACCGAGGCGAGCTGACCCCCGAGCAGATCGACTGGGTCATCGACGCGTACACCCGCGGCGAGGTCGCCGACGAGCAGATGTCCGCGCTGGCCATGGCGATCCTGCTGAACGGCATGAACCGTACCGAGATCGCCCGCTGGACCGCCGCGATGATCGCCTCCGGTGAGCGGATGGACTTCGCCGCGCTCTCCCGGCCCACCACCGACAAGCACTCCACGGGCGGTGTCGGCGACAAGATCACCCTGCCGCTCGCCCCGCTGGTCGCGGCCTGCGGGGCCGCCGTGCCGCAGCTCAGCGGGCGCGGCCTCGGCCACACCGGGGGCACCCTCGACAAGCTGGAGTCCATCCCCGGCTGGCGCGCCCATCTGTCGAACGCCGAGATGCTGGACGTCCTGGACAGCACGGGCGCGGTGATCTGCGCGGCGGGCGACGGGCTGGCCCCCGCCGACAAGAAGCTGTACGCGCTCCGCGACGTCACCGGCACCGTCGAGGCCATCCCGCTCATCGCCAGCTCGATCATGTCGAAGAAGATCGCCGAGGGCACCGGGGCACTCGTCCTGGACGTCAAGGTCGGCTCCGGCGCCTTCATGAAGACCCTGGACGACGCCCGCGAACTCGCCTCCACCATGGTCGCGCTGGGCACCGACAGCGGAGTGCGCACGGTGGCGCTGCTCACCGACATGGCCACCCCGCTCGGACTCACCGCGGGCAACGCCCTGGAGGTCCGCGAATCCGTCGAGGTGCTGGCGGGCGGCGGCCCGAAGGACGTCGTCGAGCTGACCCTGGCCCTCGCCCGCGAAATGCTCGACGCGGCCGGGCTGAAGGACGCCGACCCGGAGAAGGCCCTTGCGGACGGTTCGGCGATGGACGTCTGGCGCCGGATGATCTCGGCGCAGGGCGGCGCCCCGGACGCCCCGCTGCCGGTCGCCCGCGAGCAGCACGTGGTGACCGCGTCCGCCTCGGGCGTGCTGACCCGCCTCGACGCGTACGACATCGGCGCCGCCGCCTGGCGCCTGGGCGCGGGCCGGGCCCGCAAGGAGGACCCGGTCCAGGCCGGCGCGGGCGTGGAACTGCACGCCAAGCCGGGTGACCAGGTGACCGAGGGCGCGCCGCTGCTGACCCTGCACACGGACACCCCGGAGAAGTTCGCGTACGCGCTGAAGGCCGTGGAGGGCTCGTACGACATCGCGCCGGCGGGCACGGAGTTCCGGGCCGCCCCGGTGGTGCGCGAACGCATCGCGTAGCGGACGCCCGGCGGGAACGGCCCGCCCGGGAACGGCCCGCCCGGAAACGGTTCGCCCGTCCGGACGGACCGTTTCCGCCGGACGGGCGCGGTTCAGGCGGTCAGGCTTCCGTCATCCGCTCACGTCCCCGGCTTGCGCCCGTACACGTACACGTCGTCGCCGTTGCGCAGCAGGTTCCAGTACGTCTTCGCGTCCGCGGCGCGCATGTTGACGCAGCCACCGGACCCCGGCGGGTTGTACATGCTCTTCGTGACGGAGTGGAACGCCTGGCCGCCGTCGAAGAACTGCGCGTACGGCATCCACACCTTGTAGAGCGTCGACCAGTGGTTGATGTGCCGCAGATAGACCTTCTTCGCGCCGGTACGCGTCTCCGCCCCGTCCCGCCCGGTCCGCACCGGCACCGGACCGAACTTCAGCTTGGCGCCGTCCTGGACCCAGCTCAGCTGGCGGGTCAGGTCCACGCAGGCGATCCGGCCCTTGTTCGTGGGGCACTTCTTCGCCTTGTTCGGGTTCTTCCCGGCCGCCTTCTGGGCGAGCATCGTGTTCATGGTGCGCCAGGTGATCTCCCCCGCGTAACCGATGGTGGGGGTGATCCCGTGGGCCCGCTGGAACGCCTGGATCGCCTTGCAGTCGGCGGCCGACTGCCTGCCGTCGGCCGGACGGTTCAGGAACTTCTCCACCCTGGCCTGGTACGGGCCGGTCGATGTCGTGCAGCCCGTCGCCGCCTGCGCGGACGTGCCGCTGCCCAGCACGACGGCCGGCGGGATCAGCAGCCCCGCGGCGGCCAGGGCGAGGCCCCGCCCGCCCCGCGAGGCCCTGAGCTTCCTACCTATGCGCATATGCCAACTCCCCTTCGCGTACGCTGCGTTGTTGATTACGCGTGCTCGTGCCGCTCCCGGCAGGCTTTGCCCCGTCGCGCCGCCCAGCACTTCCCCGAGCTCTCGGCTTCGCTCGACCAGGGGTGGCTCCATCCTCGCCGCGTTGGCCGAAAGCCCTGGTAGCTCCCCCAAGGTCTTGAGGACCAGGGAGGGCCCCCTCCAGGACTTCCGGCCGCCTTGCGATCGCACGCACCGGACGACGCTCCTTCGGGCAAACATTGCCGGTCATGTCACTAGACACGTGCCGGGGAGCGGCGGTTGTGCGGGTGTACGTCTCGGTTCGGTACGGCCGTACGGCGGCGCGGCTGTACGGCTCCGCGCCGCGCACCGGTCCGCGCGGGCCCGTACGGCTCCGCGCGGACCGGGTTCTCAGGGGCGCACGGCCCGCGCGGGATGGGCGGCCATGGCGGACGCCACCCGCCGCTGCGCGCGGGCGCACTTCGACCCGTACACCGTGATCGAGACGACGCCGAGGACCGCCAGCAGTCCGAGGGCCACCGTCGCCGCCCACCCTCCGGCGTGGAAGGCGACCGCGCCGAGCGTGCCGCCCGCGCTGCTGCCGAGGTAGTACGCGGACTGGTAGAGCGCCGATGCCTGGGCGCGTCCGGTGGTGGCCGTGCGGCTCACGGACGACGAGGCGACCGCGTGCCCGGCAAAGAATCCCGCCGTGATCAGGACCAGTCCGAGCAGCACCGCGGCCAATCGGTCGGCGAGCGAGAGGAGCAGACCGGCGGCGGTGGTGGAGACGGCGAGGTAGAGCGCGCCCCGGCGGCCGAGCCGGGCGACCAGCCGGCCCGCGGCGGCCGAGGAGACCGTACCGACCAGATAGACCAGGAAGATCGAGCCGACGACTCCCTGCGGCAGACTGAACGGTTCCTCGACGAGGCGGTAGCCGATCACGGTGTAGACCGCGCCGAACACCGTCATGAACAGCGCGCCGATCCCGTACAGCCTGCGCAGCAGCGGATCGGCGAGGTGCCCGCCGACGGTCCTCGCCAGTGCCTTCGGGTTCAGCGAGCCGGGGGTGAAGTGCCGGGCCCTCGGGATCATCAGGTGGAAGACGACCGCGCACACCGCGGCCAGCGCGCCGACCGCGCCGAGCGCCATCCGCCAGCCCCACAGCTGGGCGACCCAGCCGGTGAGGACGCGTCCGCTCATGCCGCCGATGCTGTTGCCCGCCACGAACAGGCCGATCGCGGCGACCAGCGACTTGGGGCGCACCTCCTCGGCCAGGTACGCCATCGCGGACGCGGGAAGTCCGGCGAGGGCGGCGCCCTGCACGGCGCGCAGCGCGATCAGCCAGCCGAGCGAGGGTGCGAACGGGACGAGCAGTCCGACCAGCACGGCCACCGTCAGTGAGGCGGTCATCAGCTGCCGCCGCCCGAAGCGCTCCGAGAGCGCGCTCAGCGGCAGCACACAGAGGGCCAGCGCACCGGTCGCGGCGGACACCGTCCAGGACGCCTGTCCGGCCGTGGCGCCGAACTCGGCGGAGACGGCGGGCAGTAGGGCCTGGGTGGAGTAGAGCAGCGCGAAGGTCGCGACACCGGAGGCGAAGAGCGCGAAGCTCATCCGGCGGTAGCCGGGGCGGCCGGGTTCGAGACGGTCCGGCAGACCGGTCGGGGAGTGCGGGTACGACGGCGGGGCTGCGGCGTCCACCGTGCGGATGGACGCCTCGGTACTGGCAGGAGACATGGGTCGAAAGTAGGCTGATCGGTTTCATGCGTCCAATGCACGGACTCGTCATAATCGTTCCCATGGCGCATGAACGCAGCTCACAGCCTCGGCTGTCACCGAGTAGTTACGAAGAAGACATTCGCGCGGTACTCGCGCCCCGGCTGGCGTACTTCGAGGCGGTGGCCCGGCACGAGCACGTCACCCGGGCCGCGCACGAGCTGGGCGTACCGCAGTCGACGCTGTCGCGGGCCATGGTCAGGCTCGAACAGGACCTGGGCGTCGCGCTGTTCGCCCGCAAGGGCCGTACCGTCTCCCTCACCCCGGCGGGACGCACCTTCCTGGGCTCCGCCGAACGGGCCCTGACCGAGGTGGAGAAGGCCGCCGACTCGGTACGCGCCGACGCCGACCCCGCCACGGGCCGGGTCTCCTTCGGCTTTCTGCACACCATGGGTTCGGAGACCGTGCCCGCTCTGATCCGCGCCTTCCGCGCCGACCACCCCCGGGTCCGCTTCCAGCTCGTGCAGAACTACGGCGAGGCGATGATCGAACGCCTCCGGGCGGGTGGCCTCGACCTCTGTCTGACCTCGCCCGTGCCGGACGCCCCCGATCTGGTCGCCCGCCGCCTCGACGAGCAGCGGCTGCGACTGGTCGTCCCGGACGACCACCGGCTGGCGGGCCGCAAGAGGGTCAGGCTGGCGGAGGCCGCCGAGGAGGCGTTCGTGACGCTGGAGCCGGGGTACGGCCTCCGGCGGATCACCGACGACCTGTGCGCGCAGGCCGGCTTCCGGCCGCGTGTCGCGTTCGAGGGGGAGGAGGCGGAGACCCTGCGCGGCCTGGTCGCGGCCGGCCTCGGGGTGGCGCTGCTGCCACCGCCCGCGGTGGCCCGCCCGGGAGTCGTCGAGCTGACGGTGACGGCTCCGCGCGCGGTCCGCGAGATAGGGGTGGCGTGGCTCGACGGACACCCGGACACGGCTCCGGTGGCCGCGTTCAAACGGTTCCTGCTGTCGCGGCGGGGACATCTGCTGCCCGACTGACGCATACCGCCCGGGGCGCACGGGCACCCGGAGGCGGAGCGGCACCGCCGGTGCCACGATGAAGGGGCAGGTTGCCCATCCGTCGACACACGTGGGCGGGTCCCGTGACGGGGCCGGTCCACCGGACCGCGTCAGGAGAAGCGATGTCCAAGGAGAACCGACCGCAGGGCTCCCCGCAGCACGGCCGCCCCGGCGGGATGCCCCGGCGCCCGGACGACGAGGCGCTGACCCGCCGTACGGAACAGGAGCGGGTCGACGCCGGGCTCGACGCCTACGACCCGGACGACGTCCCGGCCGCGACCGACACCCCGACCCGGGCCGGGGTCACGGACTCCGACGTCTACCGGGAGGAGAAGGCGGAGATCGACCGGGAGGTGCGCAACGGTGAGATGACCCCGGACCAGTTGCAGGCCCGGAAGGACCGCGACCCCTACCCGCCGACCCGCCACGACGAACGCTGAGCGGCAGCGACGAGCTGGAACCGCCATGACGGGACCTGACGGGACCTGAGAGCAGTCATACGGTCATGACGAGCTTGAGCTGCCACGGCGGGCCCCGGACCGTCATGACGAGCCCTGAGCCGTCACGACGGCCATCGGGCTCATCGGGTCACTTGACGCGGGGAGGCCGGGCCCCGGCCTCCCCGGCCCGTCCTCGCCAGATCCCTGCCCTGCCCTGCCCTCCCGTACGGGCGGCGCCGTCATGGCCGCAGTGAGCGCCCGAACCCCGCCGCCAGCGGCATCCGCAGCCCCAGCGGCGGCGGCGCGGCGAACGCGTCCGCCACCGGCCGCGCGTACCCCCGCCCGAACAGCGACCCCCGTACGAAGTCACCGGCCAGCGCCACCACCTCGGAGCGGTGCTGGCGCAGCGCGTGCCCGTCCGAGTGCACCTCGAACCGGCAGATGTCCCGGTTGGCCTTCTTGGCCCGCGCGGCCAGCCGGAACGACAGCTCCGGGTCGACCCGGGTGTCGGTGGTGCCGTGCACCATCAGCACCCGCCGCCCGACGAGCTGTCTCACCGGCTCCGCGTCGCCGCCCGCCGCCCCGTCGTCGGGCAGCCAGGGGGCCACCGCCAGCACGGAGGTGACCGCCGGATGCCCCGCGGCCCGCAGCGCCGCCCGGCCGCCCATGCCGTGACCGGCCAGGCAGACGGGCACGTCGCCGTAGCGCCGTACCACCTCGTCCGCCGCCCACTCGGCGTCCGCCGCGGGAGCCGCGTCCGTGGCGTCGGCGTGCCAGCCGCGCCAGCGGTAGCGCACCACGTGCACGGCGAGACCGTCGTCCTGGGCCGCGCGGGCCAGGGTCCGGGCCATGGGCAGCTGGGCCACGTACGACAGAGGGGAGGGGCGGCGGTGCGAGTCCGCCGAGCCGTCGGGCAGCAGCAGCACGACGCCACCCACCGCGGATTGTGCTCCGGCCGTTCCCACGGCCCGTCCCAGCCTCGCGGCAGGCAGGGGGAGTGCGCTCTGTGCCATGACAGAACATTGTCAGAAGATGGGGCGTCCCCGACCCGTTTTCACCGTCACTGTTACGCAGCGGCAAGGAGCGCTCTACGCGCGTAGGAGTTAGAGTGCCCAGATGACGAGCCAGACCCTTCACGTGCCAGGGCCGGAGCAGATCCGGCGCGCCCCCAAGGTGCTTCTCCACGACCATCTCGACGGCGGCCTACGGCCGGGCACCGTCGCCGAACTGGCCCGCGCGATCGGTTACGACGCGCTGCCGGAGACGGAACCCGACAAGCTCGGCGCCTGGTTCAGGGAAGCCGCCGACTCCGGGTCGCTGGAGCGCTATCTGGAGACCTTCGCCCACACCTGCGCCGTCATGCAGACCCGCGAGTCGCTGGTCAGGGTGGCCGCCGAGTGCGCCGAGGACCTCGCCGAGGACGGTGTCGTGTACGCCGAGGTGCGCTACGCCCCCGAGCAGCACCTGACCGAGGGCCTCACGCTCGAAGAGGTCGTCGAGGCGGTCAACGAGGGCTTCCGCGAGGGCGAGCGCAGGGCCCGCGCGGCCGGTCACCGCATCCGCGTCGGCGCGCTCCTCACCGCGATGCGGCACGCCGCCCGTGCCCTGGAGATCGCGGAACTCGCCAACCGGTACCGGGACCTCGGCGTCGTCGGTTTCGACATCGCGGGCGCCGAGGCGGGCTTCCCGCCCACCCGGCACCTGGACGCGTTCGAGTATCTGAAGCGCGAGAACAACCACTTCACCATCCACGCGGGCGAGGCGTTCGGCCTGCCGTCGATCTGGCAGGCGCTCCAGTGGTGCGGCGCGGACCGGCTCGGCCACGGCGTCCGCATCATCGACGACATCGAGGTGGCCGATGACGGCGGTGTGAAGCTGGGCCGGCTCGCCTCGTACGTGCGCGACAAGCGCATCCCGCTGGAGCTCTGCCCGACGTCCAACCTCCAGACCGGCGCAGCCGCCTCGTACGCCGAGCACCCGATCGGACTGCTGCGCACACTGCATTTCCGCGCCACGGTCAATACGGACAACCGGCTGATGAGTGGCACGAGCATGAGCCGGGAGTTCGAGCACCTGGTCGAGACTTTCGACTACACGCTTGACGACATGCAATGGTTCACCGTCAATGCGATGAAGTCGGCGTTCATTCCTTTTGACGAACGTCTGGCGATGATCAGTGACGTCATCAAGCCCGGGTACGCCGAGTTGAAGTCCGAGTGGCTTTTCCGGCAGACGGCCACGACCAGGGGTTCTTCCGTCACGACGGACTGAGTCGGCGCCTTCGCGGGAAAAGGCCGGAACGGCGGGTTCCGGCCTTTTCCCGCGTGCGGTGTGTTTGCGGGAGGCCCCGGGGGCTGCTTACGTTGCGTGGCCTCCCCCATCCCCTTCCCCAAGGATGAATTCCCCATGAAGCAGTCTGTTGTCAGGACTCTCGGCGCCGCCGCTCTCGGCGCCGCGTTCGCCGCCGCCGCCGGAGGCACCGCCTCCGCCGCTCCGCTGCCCATCGACGTCGGCTCGGCCGGTTCCACGCTGAAGACGGTCACGCAGACCCTGCCGCTCCAGGCGACCGCCGACAAGCTCCTCCAGGGCAAGCAGAAGAACAAGGCCGACAAGGGCACCACCACCGCCGGAAAGCGGAAGACGAGCAACGACGCCACCGACCCCGTCAAGGGCCTGCTCGGCGGTATCTCCACCAACGGTCTGACGACCAGCGGTCTCACGGCCAACGGCATCCCGCTCGGTCGCTGACCCCTCACCGCCCGGTACACGTCTGTGGGGCGCGCACCCGGCCCGGGGGCGCGCCCCACAGACGTGTCCGGTGGCCACCGGACAGTGGTTTTACCGGGTAGTGGTCACCGGACAGTCGTTACCGGGTAGTGGTCACCACTCGCCGGTCGCCATGCCCCGGTCACCACGCGCCGGTCGTCGCCCGCTTCTCGGACGGCAGCAGTATCCACAGCCCGAGATAGAGCAGGAACTGCGGACCGGGCAGCAGACAGGAGGCCAGGAAGATGATCCGCATGGTCGTCGGGGTGGTGCCGAAGCGCCGGGCCAGCGCCGCGCACACGCCACCGATCATGCGTCCTTGCTGGGGGCGGGCAAGTGCGGCCATGGTGAGCTCCTTCGCGAGCCGTTGGTGGGGGAGCGGTTCCGTGTGCTCCCGTACGGGCTTTCCCCGTACCTCCATGATGACTCCGCGAACAGGGGCAAAGCGTCGCTCTACGGGGCGATGCCGACCCTGGAAATCGTCGGGGTCGCACCCTGAGGGACCCCGTCCCTGAGCCGGTGGCCCACCACCTCCGCCGACTGATGCCAGACCCGCGGTCCGCGTCGGCGCAGCCATGCCCGGCCCAGCGGGACGAACAGCAGGTGGGCGACGGTCACCCCGACGGTGTTCAGCAACAGTGAGTCGACATCGACGACCTGCCCCGGCACCCCGGTCTGCGCCAGTTCGATGGCCAGCGAGATCAGCGCACCCGCGGCGACGGTCCGCGCCAGCGAGGCCCACGGGGACACGAAGAGGCGGCCCCCGGCCATCGGCAGCAGGACGCCCAGGGGGGCCAGCAGCACCAGCGCCTCACCGATCCGGCGGACCGCCTCGGCCGGACCGAGGGCGAGATCCGCCCTGATCCCGGCGAACGGTCGGAGATTGGCGGCCGTCACCCAGGGCACGTCCAGCGGGCGCAGCGTCAGCCACCCGACGAGCAGCAGATGCGCGAGGAGGAGGAATCCTCCCACCGCGCGGAAGCGGATGACGGTCTGACCGCCCGAACCTTGACGCACGCCCCCCTAGACGACTCGACCGGCGGGAACGGTTCCGCTCCGCCCCGGATGGAGACGTACGCGACTCCGGGCCCGGAGGACGGGCGAGGACGGCCGAAACTCCCGGAGGCTCCTGGCCGGTCCTGGAAGCGTCCGGCCGGTTCCGGCACCGTCCGGCCGATTCCGAGGGGCTGCGAGCGGACCGCCACGGGCCCGGCACGCGGTCCGGCGAGCGGGCCCGCGTGGGGGGACCGGGACGCGGTACACCGTGTGGTCCGGCGAGCGGGCCCGCACGGGGATCGTCACGCGGAAC from the Streptomyces sp. AM 4-1-1 genome contains:
- a CDS encoding VanZ family protein: MRQGSGGQTVIRFRAVGGFLLLAHLLLVGWLTLRPLDVPWVTAANLRPFAGIRADLALGPAEAVRRIGEALVLLAPLGVLLPMAGGRLFVSPWASLARTVAAGALISLAIELAQTGVPGQVVDVDSLLLNTVGVTVAHLLFVPLGRAWLRRRGPRVWHQSAEVVGHRLRDGVPQGATPTISRVGIAP